A genome region from Clostridium sp. JN-9 includes the following:
- a CDS encoding V-type ATP synthase subunit F has product MYRIGVVGDKDSVLAFKSIGVDVYNVTNYEEARNTVDKMAKEGYAVIFITEQVAKEINETIERYNRKTLPAIILIPSNQGSLNIGMQKINDNVEKAVGVNIL; this is encoded by the coding sequence ATGTATAGAATAGGAGTAGTTGGAGATAAAGATTCTGTGCTGGCCTTTAAATCAATTGGTGTAGATGTATACAATGTAACTAATTATGAAGAAGCAAGAAATACTGTGGATAAAATGGCAAAGGAAGGATATGCCGTTATATTTATCACAGAACAGGTTGCTAAAGAAATTAATGAAACAATTGAAAGATATAATAGAAAAACACTTCCTGCAATAATACTGATTCCAAGTAATCAAGGAAGCTTAAATATTGGAATGCAGAAAATAAATGATAATGTTGAAAAGGCAGTTGGTGTGAATATACTATAG
- a CDS encoding V-type ATP synthase subunit C codes for MENEKYAEAVSRIRAMETKLFDESMLNKLIEIPSPEEAVKFLQETEYASEMQNIMKVQDYEIILSKELKKLYDFLYKAVPDKDLVDIMELKYDYHNIKTLLKAKALNKNYDYLLIKVKPDYTDKIVSSMQSDNYRDIPKIMGEAIQKSYSEFLTAKDPQVIDIIIDSYMYKHMLIKAEKLGDSFITDFVKLNIDLTNIKTLLRVKNQNRNRDFLSMVLISGGKVDKDILLSCLNESIENIVNKLMFTDYGNILKMGLKDYGKDKKLNKFEKLCDNYTMDYLKKSRYISFGPEPVLAYIYGKENEIKSIRIILVGKINKVPANIIRERLREAYV; via the coding sequence ATGGAAAATGAAAAATATGCTGAAGCTGTTTCAAGAATAAGGGCAATGGAAACCAAGCTTTTTGATGAATCAATGTTAAATAAACTCATTGAAATTCCATCTCCTGAAGAAGCAGTAAAATTTCTTCAAGAAACAGAGTATGCCAGTGAAATGCAAAATATAATGAAAGTGCAGGATTACGAAATCATATTGTCAAAGGAATTAAAAAAATTATATGATTTTTTGTATAAAGCAGTACCAGATAAAGATTTAGTGGACATTATGGAATTAAAGTATGATTATCATAATATAAAAACACTATTAAAGGCTAAAGCATTAAATAAAAATTATGATTATTTATTAATTAAGGTAAAACCTGATTATACGGATAAAATTGTATCATCTATGCAAAGTGATAATTACAGAGACATTCCCAAAATAATGGGAGAAGCTATACAAAAATCCTATAGTGAATTTTTAACTGCTAAAGATCCTCAGGTTATAGATATAATTATTGACAGCTATATGTATAAACATATGCTTATTAAAGCAGAAAAGTTAGGGGATTCTTTTATAACAGACTTTGTAAAATTAAATATTGATTTAACAAATATTAAGACCTTGCTTAGAGTTAAAAATCAAAATAGGAACAGGGATTTTTTAAGTATGGTTTTGATATCAGGAGGAAAAGTTGATAAAGATATACTGCTAAGCTGCTTAAATGAAAGCATTGAAAATATTGTAAACAAACTCATGTTTACTGATTATGGGAACATTTTAAAAATGGGCCTTAAGGATTATGGTAAGGATAAGAAACTTAATAAATTTGAAAAACTATGTGATAACTATACAATGGATTATCTAAAAAAATCCAGATATATAAGTTTCGGACCAGAGCCTGTTTTAGCATATATTTATGGAAAAGAAAATGAGATAAAATCTATTAGGATAATTTTAGTAGGCAAAATAAATAAGGTTCCTGCAAATATTATAAGAGAAAGGCTGCGTGAGGCATATGTATAG
- a CDS encoding V-type ATP synthase subunit E family protein, which produces MSDLNNLTSKIIEDAENTANDIIEESKKEEKRISQSFTEKGEAEKNKILKQAHIDAAAKAERAISNTKLKVRNDLLEAKQNLISKVFSTALDNLYKMSDIEYKEFMKNYILALDIQGDEEIFIENKRQNIISEDFIKELNSSLIKNNKKGELKLGSVNRNITGGFVLVKNGIEINCTYESLLEYYRDDLEGKIVETLFH; this is translated from the coding sequence GTGTCTGATTTAAATAATTTAACTTCAAAAATTATTGAAGATGCAGAAAATACTGCAAATGATATAATTGAGGAAAGTAAAAAAGAAGAAAAAAGAATTTCTCAAAGCTTTACTGAAAAAGGTGAGGCTGAGAAAAATAAAATATTAAAACAGGCTCACATTGATGCCGCAGCTAAGGCAGAAAGAGCTATTTCAAATACCAAATTAAAAGTAAGGAATGATTTATTAGAAGCAAAGCAGAATCTGATTTCTAAAGTATTCAGTACTGCTTTGGATAACTTATATAAAATGTCTGATATTGAATATAAAGAATTTATGAAAAATTATATACTTGCACTGGATATTCAAGGCGATGAAGAAATATTCATAGAAAATAAAAGGCAAAATATTATTTCAGAAGATTTTATAAAGGAACTTAATAGTTCACTTATAAAAAACAATAAAAAAGGTGAACTAAAATTAGGCTCAGTTAACAGAAATATAACAGGCGGTTTTGTCCTTGTAAAAAATGGTATTGAAATAAACTGTACTTATGAGTCTCTTCTGGAATACTACAGGGATGACCTTGAAGGTAAAATTGTTGAAACTTTATTTCATTAA
- a CDS encoding V-type ATP synthase subunit K — protein sequence MTFKTFLDFLTQNGGMIFALLGAALATALPGIGSARGVGIVGEAASGLITEDPEKFGQSLILQVIPGTQGFYGFVTTLIILNKIGILGGGAKDVALAPGFLIFLASLPIALVGWKSAISQGKTAAAGISILAKRPEHMFKGVLFAAMVETYAVIALVTSIIMIVGIKL from the coding sequence ATGACTTTTAAAACTTTTTTAGACTTTTTAACTCAAAATGGCGGAATGATATTTGCATTACTGGGGGCAGCGCTGGCTACAGCACTTCCTGGAATAGGTTCTGCCAGAGGTGTTGGAATAGTTGGTGAAGCTGCTTCAGGATTAATAACAGAGGATCCTGAAAAGTTTGGACAATCACTTATACTTCAGGTTATTCCAGGAACACAGGGATTTTACGGATTTGTTACAACTTTAATAATATTAAATAAGATAGGCATATTAGGCGGAGGAGCTAAAGATGTTGCCTTAGCACCCGGATTCCTTATATTCCTTGCATCACTTCCAATAGCATTAGTAGGATGGAAATCAGCTATTTCTCAGGGTAAGACAGCTGCAGCTGGTATTTCAATTTTAGCTAAAAGACCAGAGCATATGTTTAAAGGAGTTCTTTTTGCAGCAATGGTTGAGACCTATGCTGTTATAGCTCTTGTTACATCAATAATAATGATAGTTGGAATAAAACTTTAA